From Pseudanabaena sp. PCC 6802, one genomic window encodes:
- a CDS encoding UDP-N-acetylmuramoyl-L-alanyl-D-glutamate--2,6-diaminopimelate ligase: MNLGTLLQTANCQYQNHDRDLQTVQGITTDSRACKPGDLFIGMPGSQVDGSQFASDALDKGAIAAIVADTVTLDKDGLIRVSDVVTTCAEVAAAFYGFPARQMKLVGVTGTNGKTTTTHLIEFLLQPHYPTALFGTLYSRWQGYTQTAAYTTPFAPFLQAQLKQALDDGCQASIMEVSSHALDQKRVWGCPFEVAVFTNLTQDHLDYHRNLDDYFQAKALLFNRDYLQGRAVINLDDPYGQKLAALTKRSEVWTYSLENQQADFYTENLTYSPNGVQGTLHTPAGAMAFNLSLVGSFNVYNAIAAIAACLHLGISLEDIGARLPAFTNVPGRVERVQVSPAQDITVVVDYAHTPDSLENILKAMRPFTQRELVCVFGCGGDRDRTKRPLMGEIATRLADRIYVTSDNPRTEEPNQILQDILAGIPTSTNGALPVTVEVDRRLSIQMAIANAQPGDTIAIAGKGHEDYQILGKEKIHFDDREEAQVALKQRLGI; this comes from the coding sequence ATGAATCTAGGCACACTTCTCCAAACAGCAAACTGTCAGTATCAAAACCACGATCGCGATTTACAAACGGTGCAGGGCATCACCACCGACTCGCGGGCTTGCAAGCCAGGCGATCTATTTATTGGAATGCCGGGCAGCCAGGTGGACGGCAGTCAGTTTGCTTCTGATGCTCTGGATAAGGGCGCGATCGCCGCGATCGTTGCGGATACGGTTACCCTGGATAAAGATGGGCTAATTCGCGTTAGCGATGTGGTAACTACCTGTGCTGAGGTAGCGGCGGCTTTCTATGGCTTCCCTGCTCGGCAAATGAAACTGGTGGGGGTAACGGGGACCAACGGCAAAACCACCACTACGCATCTGATCGAGTTTTTATTACAACCACATTACCCCACCGCCTTATTTGGTACGCTCTACTCCCGTTGGCAGGGATATACCCAAACGGCTGCATATACAACGCCTTTTGCTCCTTTTTTGCAAGCGCAACTCAAGCAAGCTTTAGATGACGGCTGCCAAGCGAGCATCATGGAGGTAAGTTCCCACGCCTTGGATCAGAAAAGGGTATGGGGGTGCCCATTTGAAGTAGCTGTATTTACTAACCTGACCCAGGATCACCTGGACTATCATCGCAATCTGGATGACTACTTCCAAGCTAAGGCCCTCTTGTTTAACCGCGACTATCTTCAAGGTCGGGCTGTAATTAATCTGGATGACCCATACGGTCAAAAGCTAGCTGCCTTAACTAAGAGATCGGAGGTTTGGACGTATAGCCTGGAAAATCAACAGGCAGATTTTTATACCGAAAACCTGACCTACAGCCCCAATGGTGTCCAGGGGACATTACATACTCCTGCTGGTGCAATGGCGTTTAATTTATCCTTAGTCGGTAGCTTTAATGTTTACAACGCGATCGCAGCGATCGCTGCCTGCCTGCATCTGGGTATTAGTTTGGAAGACATCGGTGCCAGATTGCCCGCATTTACCAACGTACCGGGCAGGGTAGAACGGGTACAGGTCAGCCCCGCACAGGACATTACCGTAGTAGTAGACTATGCCCATACGCCCGATAGCTTGGAGAATATTCTCAAAGCAATGCGACCGTTTACGCAGCGCGAATTGGTATGTGTCTTTGGCTGCGGTGGAGATCGAGATCGCACCAAGCGCCCTCTGATGGGCGAAATTGCGACGCGACTGGCCGACCGCATTTACGTCACATCAGACAACCCGCGTACCGAGGAGCCAAACCAGATTTTGCAGGATATTCTGGCGGGTATACCTACCAGCACGAATGGTGCTTTGCCGGTCACGGTGGAAGTAGATCGACGGCTTAGCATTCAAATGGCGATCGCCAACGCCCAACCGGGCGACACGATCGCGATCGCGGGCAAAGGACATGAGGACTATCAAATCTTGGGCAAGGAAAAAATTCACTTTGACGATCGCGAAGAAGCACAGGTTGCACTCAAGCAAAGATTAGGGATTTAG